A single genomic interval of Xyrauchen texanus isolate HMW12.3.18 chromosome 8, RBS_HiC_50CHRs, whole genome shotgun sequence harbors:
- the LOC127647985 gene encoding phospholipase A2-like: protein MTTLYPTFLLFTVSMASLQSQRSLRSKRGLLELAGVIKCSTGRSALAYLMYGCYCGLGGQGWPRDRADWCCHKHDCCYGDAEFAGCQTKTLQYQWTCDDEVADCDSLNDRCAKILCRCDREAARCLRKAPFNRKYALWPDFLCGCVHPTCNIY from the exons ATGACTACGCTGTATCCGACATTCCTGCTTTTCACAG TTAGTATGGCTTCACTGCAGTCACAGAGGTCTTTACGGAGTAAAAGGGGTTTGCTTGAACTTGCTGGAGTTATTAAGTGCAGCACTGGAAGATCAGCTTTAGCATATTTGATGTACGGATGTTACTGTGGCCTTGGGGGTCAAGGGTGGCCCAGGGACAGAGCAGACTG GTGCTGTCACAAGCATGACTGCTGTTATGGGGATGCAGAATTTGCAGGCTGTCAAACAAAGACACTGCAGTATCAGTGGACATGTGACGATGAGGTGGCTGACTGTG ACTCCCTTAATGACAGATGTGCGAAAATCCTCTGCCGATGTGACAGGGAAGCAGCCAGATGCCTAAGAAAAGCCCCATTCAACAGAAAATATGCTCTGTGGCCAGATTTCCTCTGTGGATGTGTACATCCAACCTGCAATATTTACTAA